A section of the Kribbella sp. HUAS MG21 genome encodes:
- a CDS encoding SRPBCC family protein → MNDYGVTGATTGVEVLIKLPVRTLWTGITAIDRYGEWSPECIYGAWLEENATFEARNRFPDGLETYVTCTVTVLEEPTRFGWDVYGGEEVPFAHWEYELEDRGAETLVRQSFTHGPGDSGMRMAVVKEPDRAAEAIRRRLDQLAANMRTTLAAMESALR, encoded by the coding sequence ATGAACGACTACGGAGTGACCGGTGCGACCACCGGTGTCGAGGTTCTGATCAAGCTGCCGGTCCGCACACTCTGGACGGGCATCACCGCGATCGACAGGTACGGAGAGTGGAGCCCGGAGTGCATCTACGGCGCCTGGCTCGAGGAAAACGCTACCTTCGAGGCGCGAAACCGTTTTCCTGACGGCCTGGAAACCTACGTGACCTGCACGGTCACCGTTCTCGAGGAGCCGACGCGCTTCGGCTGGGACGTGTACGGCGGGGAGGAGGTCCCGTTCGCGCACTGGGAGTACGAGCTGGAGGATCGCGGCGCCGAGACGCTCGTCCGGCAGAGTTTCACGCACGGCCCGGGCGACAGCGGCATGCGGATGGCGGTCGTCAAGGAGCCGGACCGCGCCGCGGAGGCCATCCGCCGGCGCCTCGACCAGCTGGCCGCGAACATGCGCACCACACTGGCCGCGATGGAGTCCGCGCTCCGCTGA
- a CDS encoding MerR family transcriptional regulator — MGGLSIGQVAERTGLSVHALRFYEREGLLADPVRRESNGRRVYTEDDVDWLNMCIKFRSSGMPLDTIRRYTDLVRQGAGNEADRLALLRSHQEAVKAQIEELNECLRVITWKVDIYQEHVDAGTADSLWVNPASQSASEAS; from the coding sequence ATGGGTGGACTGAGTATCGGGCAGGTGGCGGAGCGGACCGGGTTGAGCGTCCACGCGCTGCGGTTCTACGAGCGTGAGGGGCTGCTCGCGGATCCGGTACGGCGCGAGTCGAACGGGCGGCGCGTCTACACCGAGGACGACGTCGACTGGCTGAACATGTGCATCAAGTTCCGCTCGTCCGGGATGCCGCTCGACACGATCCGCCGCTACACGGACCTGGTCCGGCAGGGCGCCGGCAACGAGGCCGACCGGCTGGCCCTGCTGCGCAGTCACCAGGAGGCGGTGAAGGCGCAGATCGAGGAGCTCAACGAGTGCCTGCGGGTGATCACCTGGAAGGTCGACATCTACCAGGAACACGTGGACGCAGGCACTGCCGACAGCCTCTGGGTGAACCCAGCCTCCCAGTCGGCCAGTGAGGCCTCCTGA
- a CDS encoding aminotransferase class V-fold PLP-dependent enzyme, with the protein MDIAGLWDPEPGWLNTASYGLPPKPAWEALQAALSDWRVGATSWEPWDESTGRARESFARIVGADSEHVFVGSTVSAALAPVAAAVPDGAKVLTDNVEFTSNVFPWQVHADRGVQVLAVPSDKLVESITPGIDVVAVSAVQSSTGDVLDLPAVVAASKQIDALLVIDATQAVGWHPITVDGVDALIAHSYKWLMSPRGATLGYLSPRLQERCRPSAAGWYAANDVHGSYYGPVMELAHDARRFDQSPAWFSFVGAAPALELVEQLGVETINRHNLALANEFRDGLGLPPSNSAIVSTNLPGAQEAFAAAGIRAAVRDGKLRASFHIYTTRADVHQALSALKPLI; encoded by the coding sequence ATGGACATCGCTGGGCTGTGGGATCCGGAGCCGGGTTGGCTGAACACCGCGTCGTACGGCTTGCCGCCGAAGCCGGCGTGGGAGGCGTTGCAGGCTGCGTTGTCCGACTGGCGGGTCGGCGCGACGAGCTGGGAGCCGTGGGACGAGTCGACGGGGCGGGCGCGGGAATCGTTCGCGCGGATCGTCGGGGCGGATTCGGAACACGTTTTCGTCGGCAGCACCGTGTCCGCGGCGCTGGCGCCGGTCGCGGCCGCGGTGCCGGACGGCGCCAAGGTGCTGACCGACAACGTGGAGTTCACGTCCAACGTTTTCCCGTGGCAGGTGCACGCGGACCGCGGCGTCCAGGTGCTCGCCGTACCGTCGGACAAGCTGGTCGAATCGATCACGCCTGGCATCGACGTTGTCGCGGTGAGTGCGGTCCAGTCCTCGACCGGCGACGTGCTCGACCTGCCGGCCGTAGTTGCCGCGAGCAAGCAGATCGACGCGCTGCTGGTGATCGACGCGACGCAGGCCGTCGGGTGGCACCCGATCACCGTCGACGGCGTCGACGCACTGATCGCCCACAGTTACAAGTGGTTGATGTCGCCGCGCGGCGCGACGCTCGGCTACCTGTCGCCCCGGCTGCAGGAGCGTTGCCGTCCGTCCGCGGCCGGGTGGTACGCCGCGAACGACGTGCACGGGTCGTACTACGGACCGGTGATGGAACTCGCCCACGACGCGCGGAGGTTCGACCAGTCGCCGGCCTGGTTCAGCTTCGTCGGCGCGGCGCCGGCGCTCGAACTGGTCGAGCAGCTCGGCGTCGAGACCATCAACCGGCACAACCTCGCGCTCGCGAACGAGTTCCGCGACGGCCTCGGCCTCCCGCCGTCGAACAGCGCGATCGTCAGCACGAACCTTCCCGGCGCCCAGGAGGCGTTCGCCGCCGCCGGGATCCGGGCCGCGGTGCGCGACGGCAAACTCCGCGCGTCGTTCCACATCTACACGACCCGGGCCGACGTACATCAAGCGCTTTCCGCCCTGAAGCCGTTGATCTGA
- a CDS encoding aldo/keto reductase has translation MRYRTLGGTGIEVSTHCLGAMMFGAVGNPDHDECVRIIHAALDQGINFVDTADMYSAGESEVIVGKALKDRRDDVVLATKVHFPFTEGRNRSGNSRRWITRAVDDSLRRLGTDWIDLYQIHRPDHTTDIEETLWVLSDLVSAGKIRAFGCSAFPAEDIVEAYHVADRRGYGRFRTNQPPYSMLARGIERSVLPTCRRLGMGVLTYSPLAFGFLSGKIRKDQPLDQSARATLAPDRFDPTLPANAAKYEAVEQLVEVADGIGVTLPELAMAFVTTHPAVTSVIAGPRTMDQLEGLLKAADLTLDDKTLDRIDEITPPGTDHFRADAAWQPQSLTDLTHRRRPLTDR, from the coding sequence ATGCGCTATCGCACGTTGGGTGGGACCGGGATCGAGGTCAGTACGCACTGTCTCGGGGCGATGATGTTCGGGGCGGTCGGGAATCCGGATCACGACGAGTGCGTCCGGATCATCCACGCCGCGCTGGACCAGGGGATCAACTTCGTCGACACCGCGGACATGTACTCCGCCGGTGAGTCCGAGGTGATCGTCGGCAAGGCGTTGAAGGACCGCCGGGACGACGTCGTCCTGGCGACCAAGGTGCACTTCCCGTTCACCGAGGGCCGGAACCGCAGCGGGAACTCGCGGCGCTGGATCACGCGCGCCGTCGATGACAGCCTGCGCCGGCTCGGCACCGACTGGATCGACCTGTACCAGATCCATCGGCCGGACCACACCACGGACATCGAGGAGACGCTCTGGGTGCTGAGCGACCTGGTCAGCGCGGGGAAGATCCGTGCGTTCGGCTGCTCGGCGTTCCCGGCGGAGGACATCGTGGAGGCGTACCACGTGGCGGATCGGCGCGGGTACGGGCGGTTCCGGACGAATCAGCCGCCGTACTCGATGCTTGCCCGCGGCATCGAACGCTCGGTGCTGCCGACCTGCCGGCGGCTCGGGATGGGCGTGCTGACCTACAGCCCGTTGGCGTTCGGGTTCCTGTCCGGCAAGATCCGCAAGGACCAGCCGCTAGACCAGTCGGCGCGCGCCACGCTGGCGCCTGACCGCTTCGACCCCACGCTGCCCGCGAACGCGGCGAAGTACGAAGCTGTGGAGCAACTCGTGGAGGTGGCCGACGGTATCGGGGTCACGCTGCCCGAACTGGCGATGGCCTTCGTCACCACGCATCCCGCCGTCACCTCGGTCATCGCCGGCCCGCGCACGATGGACCAGCTCGAAGGACTCCTCAAGGCGGCCGACCTGACCCTCGACGACAAGACCCTCGACCGCATCGACGAAATCACCCCACCCGGCACCGACCACTTCCGCGCCGACGCCGCCTGGCAACCCCAGTCCCTCACCGACCTAACCCACCGCCGCCGCCCACTCACCGACCGCTGA